A genomic stretch from Algoriphagus halophilus includes:
- a CDS encoding AAA family ATPase — translation MLLIMVMGLPGSGKSYFASKLSERLKAVHLENDVIRKELHKMGSYTREDKMEVYRELCRRTEKLIKEEKSVVVDATFQLKEYREFIYQLSSRFEVSLSTILVEANESLVKKRLAKPRKRSEANYEVYLKMKGDFDPIRSPYIAITSGESNLESMLRQAMDYINPDQ, via the coding sequence ATGTTGTTGATTATGGTCATGGGACTTCCCGGTTCCGGGAAAAGCTATTTTGCTTCTAAGCTATCAGAACGGCTAAAGGCAGTCCATTTGGAAAATGATGTGATCCGAAAAGAACTTCATAAAATGGGGAGCTATACGAGGGAGGATAAAATGGAGGTGTACCGAGAACTGTGTCGACGTACAGAAAAGTTGATCAAGGAAGAGAAATCGGTGGTCGTAGATGCTACCTTTCAATTGAAGGAATATCGAGAGTTCATTTATCAACTTTCATCCAGGTTTGAAGTCTCTTTGAGTACCATTTTGGTGGAGGCAAATGAATCACTGGTAAAAAAAAGGCTGGCAAAGCCAAGAAAAAGGAGCGAGGCAAACTATGAAGTGTATTTGAAAATGAAAGGAGATTTTGATCCAATCCGTTCGCCTTACATTGCTATTACTTCTGGAGAATCAAACCTGGAATCAATGCTTCGGCAGGCGATGGACTATATTAATCCTGATCAATGA
- a CDS encoding phosphotransferase, with protein MNSSEIKSLSQLGTFKGLALKGKLIETHISWVILSGDHAFKIKKPVHLSFVDFSSLQKRKYYCEMEVNLNARFTDIYLGVEPIYFEEDHWSIGGEKGLPRDYAVVMKRMDEGMRMDRLLEKAEVSSEAIEKLAHQVGRFHKKARVIHRSFELQNSKETFNDILSIEKVLEDLPNYDELKEELHRAVRLSDFFLTSNSKLLEKRSAEGFVRDVHGDLHGGNVFLMENPVLFDCIEFKEDFRQIDVLYEVAFLCMDLESWGREDLAKIFLTTYFEQQGTSISVQEEKLFNYYKCLRANIRAKVYAIEISQAQEGNERKVYLDAFNRYFSLFGSYLEKLENQG; from the coding sequence ATGAATTCTTCTGAAATCAAAAGCTTATCGCAATTGGGCACTTTCAAAGGGCTGGCCTTAAAGGGAAAATTGATAGAGACTCATATTTCTTGGGTCATCCTATCCGGAGACCATGCTTTTAAAATTAAAAAGCCTGTTCACTTGTCTTTTGTTGATTTTTCCAGTTTGCAAAAGCGGAAATATTACTGCGAAATGGAAGTGAATCTCAATGCAAGGTTTACTGATATTTACTTGGGAGTGGAACCAATTTATTTTGAAGAAGACCATTGGTCCATTGGCGGGGAAAAAGGATTGCCTCGGGATTATGCTGTGGTGATGAAGAGAATGGATGAGGGAATGCGGATGGACCGACTTTTGGAGAAAGCAGAGGTGTCTTCAGAAGCCATAGAAAAATTAGCCCATCAGGTGGGGAGATTCCACAAAAAAGCCCGGGTGATTCATCGGTCTTTTGAATTGCAAAACTCGAAAGAGACCTTCAATGATATTTTGAGTATAGAAAAAGTATTGGAAGATCTCCCTAATTATGATGAACTCAAAGAGGAATTACATAGGGCAGTTAGGTTGAGCGACTTTTTTTTGACCAGCAACTCAAAACTCCTAGAAAAGCGATCTGCAGAAGGGTTTGTAAGAGATGTTCATGGGGACTTGCATGGGGGGAATGTATTTTTAATGGAAAACCCTGTCCTTTTTGATTGTATTGAATTTAAAGAAGACTTCAGGCAGATCGATGTGTTGTATGAAGTGGCTTTCCTCTGTATGGATTTGGAAAGTTGGGGACGAGAAGATTTGGCGAAGATTTTTTTGACTACTTATTTTGAGCAACAAGGTACGTCCATTTCTGTTCAGGAAGAAAAATTGTTCAATTATTATAAGTGCTTGAGAGCCAATATTCGTGCAAAAGTTTACGCCATCGAGATTTCCCAAGCCCAGGAGGGAAATGAAAGGAAAGTTTACCTTGATGCCTTCAACAGGTATTTTTCATTGTTTGGAAGTTATTTGGAGAAGCTTGAAAATCAGGGTTGA
- a CDS encoding DUF2235 domain-containing protein: MSKNIVIFSDGTGQEGGKGPDTNIYKLFKEIEHRTPNQVSFYDRGLGTGWKKFTGSVGGSGIQRNILEAYRFIFDNYQSGDKIFLFGFSRGAATVRSLSSFIHHFGILPSSRPELIAKAYRIYRIKNSEKRENEVKSFIARHHTMWTKIHFLGCYDTVAALGFPINWMSSILDKLPFTRHSFHDFRLSESVSNAYHALAIDDERLTFHPVLWDYEVKDYQKVKQVWFLGMHTDVGGGYEIDDLSNITFRWLKEQAIACGLIIYKKDGEVIGLNPNGHMHNSRQKWWERIYRRRIRQWDTSRKDRPIIHESVLQRTKNPQNHDSPNYKPWILDLDYEIEK; encoded by the coding sequence ATGTCGAAAAATATTGTGATTTTTTCAGATGGTACTGGTCAGGAAGGAGGAAAAGGGCCAGATACCAATATTTATAAGCTTTTTAAGGAAATAGAACATCGGACACCAAACCAGGTTTCATTCTATGATCGTGGGCTAGGTACGGGCTGGAAAAAGTTTACTGGCTCCGTGGGAGGGTCTGGGATACAGAGAAATATTTTAGAGGCATACCGATTCATTTTTGACAATTACCAATCTGGAGATAAAATATTTCTTTTTGGCTTTAGCCGAGGAGCGGCGACCGTCCGAAGCCTATCTAGTTTCATTCATCATTTTGGAATTCTACCTTCTTCGAGACCGGAACTCATCGCAAAAGCTTACCGTATATACAGAATTAAGAATTCTGAAAAGAGAGAAAATGAAGTAAAGTCTTTTATAGCCAGACATCATACCATGTGGACAAAAATCCATTTTTTGGGCTGTTATGATACGGTGGCAGCTCTTGGATTTCCCATTAATTGGATGAGTTCCATACTAGATAAGTTACCCTTCACACGGCATTCATTTCATGATTTTAGATTGAGTGAAAGTGTGAGTAACGCTTATCACGCTCTGGCCATTGACGATGAGCGACTTACTTTTCATCCAGTATTATGGGATTACGAAGTCAAAGATTACCAAAAAGTAAAACAGGTTTGGTTCCTGGGCATGCATACCGATGTGGGCGGGGGATACGAGATCGATGACTTATCCAACATTACTTTTCGCTGGTTAAAAGAACAGGCCATTGCATGTGGCTTAATCATTTACAAAAAGGATGGCGAAGTTATTGGATTAAACCCCAATGGTCATATGCATAATTCCCGGCAGAAATGGTGGGAGCGAATTTATAGGAGACGAATTAGACAATGGGATACCAGCAGGAAAGACCGCCCGATTATACACGAAAGTGTTCTTCAAAGAACCAAGAATCCACAAAATCATGACAGCCCAAATTATAAACCCTGGATTCTGGATTTGGATTATGAAATCGAAAAATAG
- a CDS encoding DNA polymerase III subunit gamma/tau, producing MENFVVSARKYRPADFKSVVGQQHITTTLQNAIKNNHLAQAFLFCGPRGVGKTTCARILAKTINCENRQADQEACGECESCVSFKNNSSFNIYELDAASNNSVDDIRNLVDQVRYAPQKGQYKVYIIDEVHMLSNQAFNAFLKTLEEPPKYAIFILATTEKHKIIPTILSRCQIFDFNRIQIKHIAEHLKYIAEKEQVDYEEEALRLIATKADGALRDALSIFDLIVTYSAGKKVTYLETIDNLHILDYDYYFKVVDALIEEDLSKALLIFDEILKKGFDGHNFIVGLCEHFRDLLVAKDPATVELIQVSESAKERYLQQTGATSVSFLLSALNIANQCDINYKTSKNQRLHVELALMKMAKLPQVFKLATLAAEESKKKV from the coding sequence ATGGAAAACTTCGTCGTTTCGGCAAGAAAATACAGACCAGCAGATTTCAAGAGTGTGGTTGGGCAGCAGCACATTACCACGACTCTTCAAAATGCGATTAAAAACAATCACTTAGCTCAGGCTTTCCTATTTTGTGGACCTCGTGGTGTAGGTAAAACTACCTGTGCCCGGATTTTGGCAAAAACCATTAACTGCGAAAATCGGCAAGCAGATCAGGAAGCATGCGGTGAATGTGAATCCTGTGTTTCTTTCAAAAACAACAGTTCTTTTAATATCTATGAGCTGGATGCGGCATCCAATAACTCGGTAGATGATATTAGAAACCTGGTGGACCAAGTGCGCTATGCGCCTCAAAAAGGTCAATACAAGGTATATATTATTGATGAGGTTCATATGCTTTCCAATCAGGCCTTCAATGCCTTTCTGAAGACCTTGGAAGAGCCTCCGAAATATGCGATTTTCATTCTTGCTACCACAGAGAAGCATAAGATCATCCCGACGATACTTTCCCGGTGCCAGATTTTTGATTTCAACAGAATTCAGATCAAACATATTGCTGAGCATCTAAAATACATTGCAGAGAAGGAACAGGTAGACTACGAAGAAGAAGCCTTGAGATTGATAGCCACCAAAGCGGATGGTGCGCTCCGTGATGCCTTATCTATTTTTGATTTGATCGTCACCTATTCTGCGGGCAAGAAAGTCACCTATCTGGAAACCATCGACAATCTTCATATCCTCGATTACGATTACTATTTCAAAGTAGTAGATGCCTTGATTGAGGAAGATTTATCAAAGGCATTGTTGATTTTTGATGAAATCCTGAAGAAAGGTTTTGATGGTCATAATTTCATTGTTGGTCTATGTGAGCACTTTAGAGATTTGTTGGTGGCAAAAGATCCCGCTACCGTTGAGTTAATCCAGGTTTCTGAAAGTGCAAAAGAAAGATACTTACAACAGACGGGAGCCACTTCCGTGTCCTTTTTGTTATCAGCTCTAAATATCGCCAACCAATGCGATATCAATTATAAGACCTCCAAAAATCAACGCCTCCATGTAGAACTGGCATTGATGAAAATGGCCAAACTGCCCCAGGTCTTCAAATTGGCAACTCTGGCTGCCGAGGAATCAAAAAAAAAAGTCTGA
- a CDS encoding DUF3078 domain-containing protein gives MRNYLLFIGFLLFGMSHQVLAQDRLIIPDTVLINGDTLLMLGDSLLVEEPKKEIFWETGGNYNLNIQQVTISNWAAGGASSFALNSGISIFANYKKDKKVWDTQVTINLGMNRQDDRDFRTRKSNDNFIFVSNYGRELSEKFYLSTQLDARTQLLAGYKYSRPSGSDQDVRTKISDLLSPGYVQSSTGLNYRRTYSDKSKLSVILSPFTGRFTIVMDDSLSRAGAFGVVPGENVRAEAGMSLATSVADIQLMENITWKADLNLFSNYERFGNMVVNFNSTIRMKVNKYISTRMETRIIYDEEVFIKQDDGSSKQAVQLQNLINFGISLDF, from the coding sequence ATGCGTAATTACCTCCTTTTTATAGGATTTCTTTTGTTTGGAATGAGTCATCAGGTATTGGCTCAAGATCGTCTGATTATCCCTGATACAGTTCTGATCAATGGGGACACCTTATTAATGCTCGGCGACTCCTTGTTGGTAGAAGAACCCAAAAAAGAAATTTTCTGGGAGACCGGAGGTAATTATAATTTGAACATCCAACAAGTGACAATAAGTAACTGGGCAGCAGGTGGAGCAAGCTCTTTTGCACTCAATTCAGGGATTTCCATTTTTGCGAATTATAAGAAGGATAAAAAAGTTTGGGACACACAAGTCACCATTAACTTAGGAATGAACCGTCAAGATGACCGTGATTTTAGAACGCGGAAAAGTAATGACAACTTTATTTTCGTCAGTAATTATGGCCGTGAGCTTTCGGAAAAATTTTACCTCTCTACCCAATTGGATGCCCGAACGCAACTGCTGGCAGGTTATAAATATTCAAGACCCTCTGGTAGTGATCAAGATGTAAGAACGAAAATATCGGATTTACTCTCTCCTGGCTATGTTCAATCTTCTACAGGTTTGAACTACAGAAGGACCTATTCAGATAAAAGTAAATTGTCAGTCATTCTATCTCCATTTACAGGTCGTTTTACGATTGTGATGGACGATTCATTGAGTCGTGCGGGGGCTTTTGGGGTAGTTCCGGGAGAAAATGTACGTGCCGAAGCAGGTATGTCATTGGCAACTTCCGTGGCAGATATTCAGCTCATGGAAAATATCACTTGGAAAGCAGATCTCAATCTTTTCTCGAATTACGAACGGTTTGGTAACATGGTCGTGAATTTCAACTCCACCATTCGGATGAAAGTAAACAAGTACATTTCCACCAGGATGGAAACCAGAATTATCTACGATGAGGAGGTGTTTATCAAACAAGATGACGGCAGTTCTAAACAGGCAGTTCAGCTCCAGAATTTGATAAATTTTGGGATATCCCTTGATTTCTAG
- a CDS encoding lytic transglycosylase domain-containing protein, producing MSKNKFSSLLFILTLFSSFSLLAQIPQVPAELEFADLIVRINPQARREIQLDVDAQYRNPEYFKIKRERVNLYMPIIEDILRDNQVPEDLKYLVIQESSLIADAVSTSNAVGFWQFKQGTAEEVFLRVDNQIDERKNIVSSTRGAALYLKKHNNTFDNWMCALVSYQMGLGGAKAYFGTRFNGKRVVDVDRNTHWYFKKFLAHKIAFENQLGVLTSNSRMVEVPIQGPTTLAALAKKYGVSESHLKEYNKWTSNGKIPGDRTYGLVYIQDGTLPVQPAIITSSPSKNSSNSNNSSANSPAYKQANSYPRISGNTTKASQPDQITVNDIEGVQASQTTTQSNFTDKIGIREKKFRRLNDLDPGERIEAGEYYYTKKKKSKAEVEHHIVMPGETLWSISQKYGIKLSSLKSKNRIRKDSDLKVGMVLNLQDHRKRGEDIRVVNIKKAPPAQKAVVASSSSSTGPSQQARTSTASNSSSQGKITHVVSKGDTLFAISKKYGVTVNDLKSWNNIGSQNIISIGQKLVIFTP from the coding sequence ATGAGTAAAAATAAATTTTCAAGCCTTCTTTTCATCCTCACGCTCTTCAGTAGCTTTTCTTTGCTTGCGCAGATTCCGCAAGTACCTGCTGAATTGGAGTTTGCAGATTTAATTGTAAGAATTAATCCACAAGCGAGAAGGGAAATTCAACTGGATGTAGATGCTCAATATCGAAATCCCGAATATTTCAAAATCAAGCGGGAAAGGGTCAATTTATATATGCCGATTATCGAAGATATACTCCGAGACAATCAAGTTCCTGAAGATTTAAAATACCTGGTAATCCAAGAAAGCTCCCTCATAGCCGATGCGGTTTCTACCTCCAACGCTGTTGGATTTTGGCAATTCAAACAGGGTACTGCAGAGGAAGTATTTCTTCGCGTGGACAATCAGATCGATGAACGAAAGAATATTGTTTCCTCTACCCGTGGTGCGGCTTTGTATTTAAAAAAGCATAACAACACTTTTGACAATTGGATGTGTGCTTTGGTTTCCTATCAAATGGGACTAGGTGGTGCAAAAGCCTATTTTGGAACAAGATTTAATGGAAAGCGTGTGGTAGATGTAGACAGGAATACTCATTGGTATTTCAAAAAGTTCTTGGCCCATAAAATTGCCTTTGAAAACCAACTAGGTGTACTCACTTCCAATTCTAGAATGGTAGAAGTCCCTATTCAAGGTCCAACTACCCTAGCTGCCTTGGCCAAAAAATATGGAGTATCTGAGTCACATTTAAAAGAATACAATAAATGGACCTCTAATGGTAAAATCCCAGGCGATAGAACCTATGGATTAGTTTATATCCAGGATGGAACACTACCCGTACAACCTGCTATTATTACAAGTAGTCCATCCAAAAACAGTTCTAACAGTAACAATTCGTCTGCCAATTCACCAGCTTATAAGCAGGCTAACTCCTATCCAAGGATCAGCGGCAATACGACAAAGGCGAGTCAGCCAGACCAGATCACCGTCAATGATATCGAAGGAGTTCAAGCCTCACAGACTACTACACAGAGTAACTTCACTGATAAGATTGGTATCAGGGAGAAGAAATTTAGAAGACTCAATGATCTTGATCCTGGAGAAAGAATTGAAGCGGGAGAATACTACTATACCAAGAAAAAGAAATCCAAAGCTGAAGTTGAGCACCATATAGTGATGCCGGGAGAAACACTTTGGAGCATCTCTCAAAAGTATGGAATCAAGCTTTCTTCTTTGAAATCCAAAAACCGCATCAGAAAAGATTCTGACCTGAAAGTAGGTATGGTATTGAATCTTCAAGATCACAGGAAACGTGGGGAGGATATCCGGGTTGTCAATATCAAGAAAGCTCCTCCAGCCCAGAAGGCGGTAGTTGCCAGCAGCTCAAGTTCCACTGGACCTTCACAGCAAGCAAGGACCTCCACCGCATCCAATTCAAGTTCCCAGGGAAAGATTACCCATGTGGTAAGCAAAGGTGATACGCTTTTTGCGATCAGTAAAAAATATGGGGTTACAGTCAATGACTTAAAATCCTGGAATAACATTGGCAGTCAAAACATCATTAGCATCGGTCAGAAATTGGTTATCTTCACGCCCTGA
- a CDS encoding O-methyltransferase — MEFISDDLLQYCENHTSEEDLLLQKITRETQLKVLKPRMLSGQLQGKMLELFTKMINPKIALEVGTYTGYSAICIARGLNKSSKLITMDINDELETMVRGFFEESGLADQIDYRLGNALDLLPNVDGPIDMAFIDADKINNEKYYELILEKMNTGGIIMADNVLWSGKVLVEEGKKIDKDTQAILDFNAKITQDPRVENVLLPIRDGIMMARKL; from the coding sequence ATGGAATTTATCTCCGATGACTTATTACAATATTGCGAAAATCACACCAGCGAAGAGGATTTATTGCTTCAAAAAATCACACGGGAGACCCAGCTGAAAGTCTTGAAACCGAGAATGCTTTCCGGTCAACTTCAAGGGAAAATGCTGGAACTATTTACCAAAATGATCAATCCAAAAATTGCTTTGGAAGTGGGGACCTATACCGGTTATTCTGCCATTTGTATTGCAAGAGGATTAAATAAATCCAGCAAATTGATCACCATGGACATCAATGATGAATTGGAAACCATGGTCAGAGGTTTTTTTGAGGAAAGTGGCTTGGCAGATCAAATTGATTACCGGTTAGGCAATGCTTTGGACCTGCTTCCAAACGTGGATGGACCAATTGATATGGCTTTTATCGATGCCGATAAAATCAATAATGAAAAATACTACGAGCTGATTCTGGAGAAAATGAACACAGGAGGGATCATCATGGCTGACAATGTACTTTGGTCTGGAAAAGTATTGGTTGAAGAGGGAAAGAAAATCGATAAAGACACCCAGGCAATTCTGGACTTTAATGCCAAAATAACCCAGGATCCAAGGGTAGAAAATGTGCTATTACCAATACGGGATGGCATTATGATGGCGAGAAAATTATAG
- a CDS encoding M16 family metallopeptidase, which yields MDLNIKELKNGIRIVHQEVTHTRLVHCGFILNIGSRDETKEQEGLAHFWEHMAFKGTKKRKTFHILNRLESLGGELNAYTTKEKVCFYASTLKEHYSKAADLLYDITFNSTFPQKQIEKERQVILEEMAMYRDSPEDSIQDELDELVFENHSLGRNILGNEETVGSFSHLDFIDFISTLLDTHQIIFSVVGNIPFSKVLKSIEGPLNEIQEKRSLYVRNGFHSYLPKTKIIEREISQSLCAIGRPAYSLHDPNRYKLFLLNNILGGPSMNSRLNLTLRERYGYVYNIESTYSPFSDTGFFGVYFGTEEKTLKKAQSLVMKEMAALQKKKLGKIQLQMAKEQAIGQMAMAEENYAGLMLVYGKSLLDHDKVDPLESIFEKIKNTTADELQEIANEIFNPENMSFLTYKPQ from the coding sequence ATGGATTTAAACATCAAGGAGTTAAAGAACGGAATCCGAATCGTTCATCAGGAAGTCACACATACCCGGTTGGTACATTGCGGCTTTATATTGAACATAGGCAGCAGAGATGAAACGAAAGAGCAGGAAGGCCTAGCCCACTTCTGGGAACACATGGCCTTCAAAGGAACCAAGAAAAGAAAAACATTCCATATCCTCAATAGACTGGAATCGCTGGGTGGGGAGTTAAATGCCTATACCACCAAAGAGAAAGTTTGCTTCTATGCTTCTACCTTGAAGGAGCATTATTCCAAAGCAGCTGATTTGCTATATGACATCACTTTTAACAGCACCTTCCCTCAAAAACAGATAGAAAAGGAACGGCAGGTCATTTTAGAGGAAATGGCCATGTATCGGGATTCTCCGGAGGATTCTATTCAAGATGAACTGGACGAATTGGTGTTTGAAAATCACTCTCTTGGAAGAAATATTTTGGGAAATGAAGAGACTGTAGGTAGTTTTTCACATTTGGACTTCATCGATTTTATTTCTACCCTACTGGATACCCATCAGATCATATTTTCGGTAGTTGGCAATATTCCCTTCTCCAAAGTATTGAAATCCATAGAAGGTCCTTTAAATGAAATCCAGGAAAAGCGAAGCCTCTATGTGCGAAATGGCTTTCATAGCTACCTGCCAAAAACCAAAATCATTGAGCGTGAAATTTCTCAGTCTCTTTGTGCCATAGGAAGACCCGCGTATTCCTTACATGACCCCAATCGATACAAGTTGTTTTTACTTAACAATATTCTGGGTGGGCCCAGTATGAATAGCCGATTGAATTTGACTCTAAGAGAAAGGTATGGCTATGTGTACAACATCGAGTCTACCTACTCTCCTTTTTCGGATACTGGTTTTTTTGGAGTGTATTTCGGTACCGAAGAGAAAACCTTGAAAAAAGCCCAAAGTCTGGTCATGAAAGAAATGGCGGCGCTTCAAAAGAAGAAACTTGGGAAAATCCAGCTTCAAATGGCCAAAGAACAAGCCATCGGGCAAATGGCAATGGCCGAAGAGAATTATGCAGGTTTGATGCTGGTATATGGAAAAAGCCTTCTAGATCATGATAAAGTAGATCCTTTAGAAAGTATCTTTGAAAAAATAAAGAACACGACAGCTGATGAACTTCAGGAGATTGCCAATGAGATTTTCAATCCTGAAAACATGAGTTTTCTAACGTATAAGCCCCAATAA
- a CDS encoding aminopeptidase P family protein — MKYQPLPQSLYIKNRAKFAAKLKKNSVAIFNANDIMPTNADGTMKFRQNNDLFYLCGIDQEETILLLAPDCPNPAMREVLFLRETSELIAIWEGHKYTKEEAEAASGIQNIQWLSSFDQIFGTVMALSDQVYLNTNEHLRAGVVVETRDARFIKTCKAQFPLHEYERAAPIMHELRGVKEQEEIDQLQIACDITNKGFRRILSFVKPGVTEYEIEAEYLHEFVRNRSKGFAYEPIIASGGSACVLHYLENNKECKDGELILMDVGAEYGNYNADMTRTIPVNGRFTKRQRAVYDAVLRVKNQASSMLTPGQNIQDYHKEVGLIMQSELIGLGLIDQTDVKNQDPNWPAYKKYFMHGTSHHLGLDVHDVGTMHGPIKPGMVFTVEPGIYIPAEGMGIRLENNIVVQENGYLDLMGDIPIEAEEIEELMNS, encoded by the coding sequence ATGAAATATCAACCATTACCCCAGAGTTTATACATAAAAAATAGAGCCAAATTTGCAGCTAAACTGAAAAAGAACAGTGTAGCCATTTTCAATGCAAATGACATCATGCCTACCAATGCAGATGGGACGATGAAATTTCGTCAAAATAACGACCTATTTTATCTCTGCGGAATAGATCAGGAAGAAACGATTTTATTATTGGCTCCTGATTGTCCCAATCCAGCCATGAGAGAGGTCTTGTTCCTTCGAGAAACCAGCGAGCTGATCGCTATTTGGGAAGGTCATAAGTATACCAAAGAAGAGGCTGAAGCGGCTTCTGGTATTCAAAATATCCAGTGGCTTTCCAGTTTTGATCAAATTTTCGGAACAGTTATGGCACTCTCCGATCAGGTGTACTTGAATACCAATGAACATCTGAGAGCAGGTGTGGTGGTCGAAACCAGGGATGCCCGATTTATCAAGACCTGTAAGGCTCAATTTCCTTTGCATGAATACGAGCGAGCTGCCCCTATTATGCATGAATTAAGAGGGGTGAAGGAGCAGGAGGAGATCGATCAGCTGCAGATTGCTTGTGATATCACCAACAAAGGATTCAGAAGGATATTGTCTTTTGTAAAACCTGGGGTGACTGAATATGAAATTGAGGCGGAGTACCTGCATGAATTCGTCAGAAATCGAAGCAAAGGTTTTGCATACGAACCGATCATTGCCTCAGGGGGTAGTGCCTGTGTGTTGCATTATTTGGAAAATAACAAAGAGTGTAAGGATGGTGAATTGATTTTAATGGATGTGGGAGCAGAGTATGGAAACTACAATGCAGACATGACGCGTACCATTCCAGTGAACGGAAGATTTACCAAGAGACAAAGAGCAGTATATGATGCGGTTTTAAGAGTGAAGAATCAAGCTTCCAGTATGCTTACCCCTGGCCAAAATATACAGGATTATCATAAGGAAGTGGGGTTGATCATGCAAAGCGAATTAATTGGATTGGGATTGATTGATCAGACGGATGTAAAAAACCAAGACCCAAATTGGCCAGCCTATAAAAAGTATTTTATGCATGGGACTTCCCATCATCTGGGATTAGATGTGCATGATGTAGGGACGATGCATGGACCGATCAAGCCAGGAATGGTCTTTACTGTGGAGCCAGGAATTTATATTCCTGCCGAGGGAATGGGAATTCGATTGGAGAACAATATTGTCGTCCAGGAGAATGGGTATCTTGACTTGATGGGAGATATTCCGATAGAGGCGGAGGAGATAGAGGAGTTGATGAACTCTTAA
- the tsf gene encoding translation elongation factor Ts, whose amino-acid sequence MAITAQEVNKLRQMTGAGMMDCKKALTEAEGDFEKAVDILRKKGQKVSASRADRETKEGVVVTNVSEDGTKGTLLSLTCETDFVAKNEEYVAFANTLLDMAVAAGASSIEEIHALPFENITVAEKIVEMTGKIGEKIEISNYEVITAEAVVPYIHSNGKLGVLVGLVNTSGADVEEAGKDVSMQIAAMNPVALDKDGVDASVVEREIEVGKEQARAEGKPEEMLEKIAMGKLNKFYKENTLLSQVFVKDSSKTIAQYLDSVSKGLTVSAFKRISIG is encoded by the coding sequence ATGGCAATTACTGCACAAGAAGTAAATAAACTGAGACAAATGACCGGTGCCGGTATGATGGATTGCAAGAAAGCTTTGACTGAAGCTGAAGGCGATTTTGAAAAAGCTGTGGACATCCTTAGAAAAAAAGGTCAAAAAGTATCAGCTTCTAGAGCTGATCGTGAAACTAAAGAAGGTGTAGTTGTAACAAACGTATCCGAAGACGGAACTAAAGGAACTTTGCTTTCTTTGACTTGCGAAACTGACTTCGTTGCCAAAAACGAAGAGTATGTTGCTTTCGCTAACACACTTCTTGACATGGCTGTTGCAGCTGGAGCTTCTTCTATTGAAGAAATCCATGCATTGCCTTTCGAAAACATCACTGTTGCTGAGAAAATCGTTGAGATGACTGGTAAAATCGGTGAGAAAATCGAAATCTCCAATTACGAGGTGATCACTGCTGAAGCAGTAGTTCCTTACATTCACTCTAACGGTAAATTAGGTGTATTGGTAGGATTGGTTAACACTTCTGGTGCTGATGTTGAAGAAGCTGGAAAAGACGTTTCTATGCAGATTGCTGCAATGAACCCAGTTGCTTTGGATAAAGACGGAGTAGATGCTTCTGTTGTAGAAAGAGAAATCGAAGTTGGTAAAGAGCAAGCTAGAGCTGAAGGTAAGCCTGAAGAAATGCTTGAGAAAATTGCGATGGGTAAATTGAACAAGTTCTACAAAGAAAATACTTTGTTGAGCCAAGTATTCGTTAAAGATAGCAGCAAAACTATTGCTCAATACCTTGACAGCGTAAGCAAAGGTTTGACAGTTTCTGCCTTCAAGAGAATCTCTATCGGATAA